The following proteins are co-located in the Hevea brasiliensis isolate MT/VB/25A 57/8 chromosome 11, ASM3005281v1, whole genome shotgun sequence genome:
- the LOC110659084 gene encoding trihelix transcription factor DF1 — protein sequence MQPSYGVPDIHRQQQNHHHLQQFIENDDCCSSVLPISNPSQNLNHPYQPHLPQQKQPEYIFLQQQQNSIPILHQLFQHQHQPQQQDFRQFQSQEERLYSQIRHQHQQVQAQPPHPPFFSVKFKLGLDQNGGNKECALNQREATDFLNGNEHNPPHVPPVMPHCWHPQEDSTSIKEPFWKPLSRSKNKQQDENGEQEVQRKKNERCKFLDTQQIDERNERCKDLENKYRLFGELEAIYSLAKVGEANQTGSGSALTGETSPTNAGLSVPFNAVHGQNVGAGNAGNGIDHGSENSIGEEAALRKSQKRIRKRKMKKKLSTMAEFFENLVKQVMDHQEILHRNFLEVIERMDKERTKREEAWRCQEAEKYNREAVSRAHEQALASRREAQIVSYVEKITGQSIDLPARKTPLLLQPEIPEEPTKRLTPIITDNHSRWPEAEVEALIQVRSSVETKFQEPGLKGPLWEEVSSLMASMGYQRSAKRCKEKWENINKYFRKAKESTKKRSQQSKTCSYFDQLDQLYSRTFINSPFNNSSSNEIEVEKQGHSELLEAFIAGKDIATSINPSSGNVIIADMGSSRLEFGGIINEKVERGSHEQEKENHEDYYDEKGEEDRSIDSDEEIGNFR from the exons ATGCAGCCTAGTTATGGTGTACCGGACATCCATCGTCAGCAACaaaaccaccaccacctccagcaGTTCATTGAAAATGATGATTGTTGCTCATCAGTCTTACCCATTTCCAATCCATCTCAAAATTTAAATCATCCCTATCAACCCCACCTACCACAACAAAAACAACCAGAATATATATTTTTGCAACAGCAGCAGAATTCCATTCCCATTCTCCATCAATTGTTCCAGCATCAGCATCAACCCCAACAGCAAGATTTTAGGCAATTTCAATCACAGGAAGAGAGATTATACTCACAAATACGGCATCAACATCAGCAGGTCCAAGCCCAACCACCACATCCTCCCTTTTTCTCTGTGAAATTCAAGTTGGGACTCGACCAAAATGGTGGCAACAAAGAGTGCGCTTTAAATCAGCGAGAAGCTACTGATTTTCTTAATGGAAATGAGCATAATCCTCCACATGTGCCCCCAGTAATGCCTCATTGTTGGCATCCCCAGGAAGATTCTACGTCCATCAAAGAACCTTTTTG GAAACCGCTCAGTAGAAGTAAAAATAAGCAGCAGGATGAAAATGGCGAGCAAGAagttcagagaaaaaaaaatgagcGCTGTAAGTTCTTGGATACACAGCAAATTGATGAAAGAAATGAAAGGTGCAAGGATTTGGAGAACAAATACAGGCTCTTTGGCGAGCTCGAGGCTATCTACAGCCTCGCGAAAGTCGGTGAAGCAAATCAAACAGGTTCTGGGTCCGCTCTCACCGGAGAAACCTCTCCAACAAATGCCGGTCTTTCAGTGCCATTTAATGCTGTTCACGGCCAAAATGTTGGTGCTGGTAACGCTGGGAATGGAATTGATCACGGTTCAGAGAACTCTATTGGAGAGGAAGCTGCCTTGAGAAAGAGCCAAAAGAGGATaagaaagaggaaaatgaaaaagaaactgAGTACCATGGCTGAATTCTTTGAGAACTTGGTGAAGCAGGTGATGGATCACCAAGAGATTTTGCACAGGAATTTCTTGGAAGTAATCGAACGGATGGATAAAGAGAGAACAAAGAGAGAAGAAGCATGGCGGTGCCAAGAAGCTGAAAAGTACAATAGAGAAGCCGTTTCTAGAGCACACGAGCAGGCTCTAGCTTCAAGAAGAGAGGCTCAAATTGTTTCATACGTAGAAAAAATCACAGGACAAAGCATCGATCTTCCCGCCAGAAAGACTCCATTGTTGCTGCAACCAGAAATTCCAGAAGAACCCACCAAACGATTGACGCCTATAATAACTGACAACCATAGCAGATGGCCTGAAGCTGAAGTTGAGGCATTGATCCAAGTTAGGAGCAGCGTAGAGACAAAGTTTCAGGAACCTGGCTTAAAGGGTCCTCTATGGGAAGAGGTAAGCTCTTTAATGGCTTCCATGGGTTATCAAAGAAGTGCCAAGAGGTGCAAAGAGAAGTGGGAGAACATCAACAAGTACTTTAGAAAAGCCAAAGAAAGTACAAAGAAGAGGTCTCAGCAGTCCAAAACGTGCTCTTATTTTGACCAATTGGATCAGCTTTATTCAAGAACTTTTATTAACTCTCCTTTCAACAATTCCTCTAGTAACGAGATTGAGGTAGAAAAGCAAGGTCATTCAGAGCTTCTAGAAGCCTTCATTGCAGGGAAAGACATTGCAACCTCAATAAATCCTTCTAGTGGGAACGTGATAATTGCAGATATGGGATCTTCCAGATTGGAATTTGGTGGCATTATTAACGAGAAAGTAGAGCGAGGAAGCcatgaacaagagaaagaaaaccATGAAGATTATTATGACGAGAAGGGTGAAGAGGATCGAAGTATTGATAGTGATGAGGAAATTGGAAATTTTAGATGA